The Flavobacteriales bacterium genome includes the window CATCGGAATCTATATCACTGAACATATTTGGGTCGAAGCGCCACAACGGATCCCCTTGAGTTAAAACGTCCAACACAGAAAATCATGACAAAGAAAGATCACACCTTGATCGAGAGGATAGCTGAGAAGATCGGGATCATTCCCGATCTACATGGAGAGCGCGACCCCGTGTTGGATAGGATGACGGAGACCGACTTGGACAAATTCCCACCCATGGACCAATGGGATCACTGGGAAGAATACGAGGCCAAGTCTTGGCCTAAGAAAGAAAAGAAGGCCTATACCATCGTTCCTACGACTTGTTTCAATTGCGAGAGCGCATGCGGATTGACTGCATATGTCGATAAGGAATCAGGTAGCATCAGGAAATTCGAGGGCAACCCTTTTCACCCTGGAAGTCGAGGAAGGAACTGCGCCAAAGGTCCTGCCACGATCAATCAGATCACCGATCCTGAACGGATACTCTATCCACAAAAAAGAAAGGGGGAACGTGGAAGTGGAGAATGGGAACGCATATCATGGGATGAAGCATTGGACACAATAGCTGCACGGATCCGGAAGGCCTTGAAAGAGAAGCGGAACAATGAGATCGCTTATCACGTGGGGCGTCCAGGACACGAAGGATATGCCAATCGTGTGCTTCAATCCTGGGGCATCGATGGACATAACAGCCATACCAATATCTGCAGCTCCGGAGCTAGGTTCGGATACAATATTTGGTATGGTCACGACAGACCGAGCCCTGATCATGCTAATGCAAAATTCATCCTGCTCATCTCGGCACATCTTGAGAGTGGACATTACTTCAATCCACATGCGCAGCGGATCATTGAAGCAAAGATGAAAGGAGCAAAGTTGGCGACCATGGATCCAAGACTGTCCAACACGGCCAGTATGTCGGACTACTGGCTACCGACCTATCCCGGTACTGAAGCCGCTATGCTTCTGGCTATGGCCAAGATCATCTTAGAAGATGGCCTGTACAATCAGGAGTACATGGAGAAATGGGTCAATTGGAACGAGTATCTGGAAAAGAGACATGCTGGGACCGAAGTGACTTTCGAGAATTTCATCGCCAAGATGATCGAAGAATATGCTGAATTCACTCCGGAATATGCTGAAAAGGAATGTGGCGTGAAAGCTGGAACGATACGAGAGGTCGCGCAGTTGATCGGGGAAGCTGGAGAACGATTTGCATCACATAATTGGCGTAGTGCAGCCAGTGGCAATCTCGGTGGCTGGTGCGTATCTCGAGCACTACATTTCCTTCAAGTGATCACGGGCAGTGTTGGGACCAAGGGGGGAACATCGCCTAATAGTTGGAGTAAATTCAAGCCAACGTTCCACTCGGTACCTCCAGGTCAGAAGTTCTGGAATGATCTGCATTTCCCTAAAGAGTACCCAATGGCCATGTTCGAGATGAGCTTTTTGCTTCCTCATATGCTTAAAGATGGTAGAGGGTATATGGACACCTACTTCTCTCGTGTC containing:
- a CDS encoding molybdopterin-dependent oxidoreductase — encoded protein: MTKKDHTLIERIAEKIGIIPDLHGERDPVLDRMTETDLDKFPPMDQWDHWEEYEAKSWPKKEKKAYTIVPTTCFNCESACGLTAYVDKESGSIRKFEGNPFHPGSRGRNCAKGPATINQITDPERILYPQKRKGERGSGEWERISWDEALDTIAARIRKALKEKRNNEIAYHVGRPGHEGYANRVLQSWGIDGHNSHTNICSSGARFGYNIWYGHDRPSPDHANAKFILLISAHLESGHYFNPHAQRIIEAKMKGAKLATMDPRLSNTASMSDYWLPTYPGTEAAMLLAMAKIILEDGLYNQEYMEKWVNWNEYLEKRHAGTEVTFENFIAKMIEEYAEFTPEYAEKECGVKAGTIREVAQLIGEAGERFASHNWRSAASGNLGGWCVSRALHFLQVITGSVGTKGGTSPNSWSKFKPTFHSVPPGQKFWNDLHFPKEYPMAMFEMSFLLPHMLKDGRGYMDTYFSRVFNPVWTYPDGFTWMEAFQREDLFGCHIALTPTWNETAFFADFVLPMGHSAERHDLNSYATHSGKWIAFRQPVLREAARRAGKETTFTYETNPGEVWEEDEFWIELSWRIDEDGSLGIRDHFMSPYRPGEKITIDEYYQYIFEHTPNLPEAAAKEGLTELGYMKKYGAFEVEPHTYKKNETVISEEQLQGADFDEKTGVYSKDGKNIAIMVDGKPREGFPTPTMKNEFFSQTMVDWGWPEHATPTYIKSHIHEEKLDKKEGEYVLVPTFRLPTLIHSRSGGAKWLMEISNRNPIWMHPDDAKKWGFKTGDLVKMNTDIGFFIDKVWVTQGMKPGVVACSHHLGRWKREQDQGNSWSTNTVGISKEDNGIYKMNTKSGVKPFKSADKDSGRIFWVDGGVHQNITHAVHPDPISGM